TTATTAGCGGCTCGTGATTGCGTAGCAGCCTCCCGATCCCACGACCCAGTGCACCCTTTGTGTTTTCCAGCCCGGATATGTTCAGGGCCAGCACATGCGGGGTGCCGACCAGACCCGTCACTAGCGACTCAATGGCCGATTCGTTAAAAGGGTTGTAGGCAAGGCCCAAGTACTCCAGCACTCCTTCCTGTGCCTCGATGAAGGCTTTGCCCAGCATTACGGCCGTTTTGGAGCCCAAACGATTGTACTCCAGCTGGAGGATGCGGTACATCCTGGGCCGCTGTAGCAGATAGACCAGCGCATCGCAGCACTCGTCCGGCATTTGGTTGTAGCCAAAGTCTACCTCCTCCAGGGAGTCCATGGCCTTAAGGGTGCGGGCCAAAATTCGCAATTTCGTGGGGTCCATTCGCCCGTTTCTTAGCTTAAAGGTTTTCAGGTATGGCAATTCACGGAGTCCCTTGCCCAGGCGGACAATATCACTATCCGAGAACTTTAGGTAGCGGCTATCGAAGGGTCGAAATAGTTATAATAAATCGAGGGTTCTTCAGGGACTACTCACCTGTGAAAGTCCTTGACATTATCCGGCCCCAGGAACTCCAATGTGAGCGAGACCAGATTCCTTAAATGGCGAATTATGGATAGGTCGATGTGCTTGCAGTGTTCTGCAGGATAGTCGTAGCGCTTGATCCGGTGCAGTAAAAGCAGCTTGTTGCGCTGATCGGGCTTCGTGTCCTCATCGTCCGAGGGTTCCGGGGCCACTGGTATACTGAACACATCCCCAATGGGcttttccttcttcttcttctttttcttcttgaCTTCCACGACCTTCCTGGCCTCCCGCTTCTCCCGAAGCCTCTCCTTGCGTTCCATGTGTTCCGCTCGCTTCCTTTCCAGCACACTGCGAGCCTGCTGCCTGACGGCGTTGCGCTGATGTCGCGCATTTCGTCGGTCATTGATTTCTGGCTCGCTGTCAGCCGTGTGCCAAAATTGAATGGCGACTTCGGACTTACgggactcctcctcctcctcgccctCCTCCTCACCCATGTCTGTATCGGGCTCGTCGCTGGAGATCTCCTCCTCTTCCGAGGAGGAAGAGGTTATGTCCTGGTCGGGATCGCTTTCAAAGTATTTCTGAAACACGGTATCGGCCAGCGGCTGCAGCCTGCGGACGTGTATGGAGCTCACATGCTCCCAAACCTTTTGCGCCAAGGCGGCAAGCTTCTGCTCTGGCACCACGTTCACCGGACAGGTCTCCACCAGCTCCACAAACTTCCGGCTCACGCCCTCCGTCTTCCAGTCAAATTCGTTCCAGCGCTTCAGGTGCAGCGTCTTGTCAAGAGTTTTGTCTAGCACCACGCGCCGCCAGTAGCGTTGGTCCTCGATCAAATAGCATTCCCTGCGGTCAAAAATTACCACAAATAAAAGTCCAATTCAGTCACTGTACCTACCGCAATGGCAGCTCCACATCCAGGGTGTCAAAGAAGACCCTCATCAGCGTCGGTTTCTCCAGAAGAACCGGGGAAAAGCCTTGGATACCCTGCTTGGCCAGGGCCTTGACGCAAAGATTTTCCAACGTGTCCAGCTCGCCTTCGATGAAGGCCTCGGCGAAAATTTCGCGATGCCGCTCGCTGTTCAGAGCCTGGGTTTGCCGTGAGGGCTTGAAGAGCTCGTATGAGGCCAGCAGGATCGGATCACTGGGCATCCGAAACTTCCGGGCATAGTGCGGCAGCTCCACCTCCACTTCCTCATCAAAGTCCATGTTGCTGGTATGTTTTTCTTTGTAGGTGGCTGAATCTTTGGGTTGAAGTTTATTACTGAGAGATACCGATGTTGATTTAATGCTTCAAATCTGGATTATAATTCGAACGCCTGTCCTTTCCGTCCAGGAACCACTTCATACCCTGTACTGAACAATTATTTAAGTAAATCTTTATCGTTCAGACAAGTTATATAAGCTaagctatttttaatttccgaTGTAACAAGTGTTTACGAAGGTTAATTCGAGAAAAGCTCGCTCTGATATTTTCCCACTTGGGGCGCACTTAAAGCATTTGCTAATATTGGCTGCTCATGTCTGGCAAGCACTTGCCAAGCACTCGaagcaaatttaaattaagctaACCTAATTGAGAAGCGGAGAAGCAGTTTCTTTTTGTGGACTGCCAGGACTGCCGTTTccgccaccgcctccgccTGCCACATTGTCCTGCGCTTTGTTTTGATGGCGTAGCTGCCTGGGGCCTCACCTTGCCGGCTATTTTTCTAcctaatgaaataaaaatagatgCTGTTAGAGCTGCTCGTCGAGTGCGCTCGCTCCGCTATTCCGTGTGCTTTTGTGCTTAGATCGGTGATTGCCCCAAGTCCCGGGAGACCTTCCTGCAGATGCTCTGGTTCTTGCCACACTATACATTTTATGAGAATTATGAGTGTTTAAGGGGTCTTCgcgaaaaatacattttattaataacaaaGGAAGAATGCTTTTCATTTTACCTTTtcacaattttcaatttacacatttactcTCTTCGGTAGTGAACTTTCATCAATGGGAAGAGACCGTCCTTCATTTTCCTCTGTGTAGATCTAGAAAAGCTTTATCAAATCGGTTCAGGGTCGATTTTCTTTTCAGTCGCTTCGGAGCACCTTGTCCCCAACTCCCAATACAAATTAAGTGCATGCCAGAATGGAATTCGGATCCCAACCCACTCCCTCCTGGCTCTTCGCCGCCCACTGTGCGCCCGCCGACTGCTTATCCCTCCCTGACAACGACAACTGCATTGCTAAGTGGAATTTCGGCCATGACTTTTGCTTTCCCTTCGTCAATCACCTTTTTATCTGGAAGGACATTACCAAGCCAGCTCAACGTGGATTCGGTCTTACCAACTTGTCCTTCCTCGCATGAGCTCGgagtttttttgtattccaattatttttattccatcTTACAATACTAATCAACTATAATACACTTAAAGTTACAACTAGGACAAGACGGAACAGGTACTTGGGAATAGAAGCTCACGccgtgcggtaccgccgccaggcattgcttcgcgggcgtggaggcccctactccggccgctcctTCCGCCTTCGCTCCATCGCTCTGAGGGTCTTCATGGCGTGTGCGGCAAATGTTTCTGCCGCTTCCCAAACTTTTGGGTCTTCCAGCATCCTCGGCACCAAGGTTTCGGCGCTAATCGAGGATCCCGCTGCTTCCTCCAGTTCCTGTCTCTCGAGGCCGAACCTGCGGCACTCGAAGAGAACGTGGTGCGCATCCTCCACTATGCCGGAGCCGCACTCCGGGCACCAGTCCTCCGCCTCGTGGCCGAAGCGCTTCAGGTACTGGCGGAAGCATCCGTGGCCACTAAGCACCTGGCTGAGGTAAAAACTCACCTGGCCGTGCGCCCTATCAACCCATCGCGCTAGGTCTGGGATGAGCCTGTGCGTCCACCGGCCTTTCGGAGAAGAGTCCCATCGAGCTTGCCAGTTCTCCATGCTCCTTCTTCTAGCGGTATGCTTCACCTCAGCGTAGGACTGTGGTAATCGCCTGTCCTGTAGGGATTCGGAGATCTCCTTCCTCTCCCTAATGAGCTCCGTCAGTGGGACTTGCCCTGCGATCACTAGTGCCGCGTCCTCCGAAATTGTCCGGAACGAGCATGCGATCCGGATGGCACATAGCCGGTAAGTCGCCTCCACTCCTCGCATGTAGCTTTTGACCGAAATAGCTTCAGCCCAAACTGGTGCCGCATACAGGATCTGCGCGGTCACCACCGATGAGAGGAGTTTCCTCGTGTACTGCCTTGGACCTCTAGTGTTCGGCAGCATCCTGGAGAGCGCTCCAGCCGTGCCGCTAGCCTTTTGGtggacgtactccaggtgctccttgaaggaCAGCCGGGTGTCGATGATAACGCCCAGGTACTTGATCGCCCTCTGCGACCGGATCCTCGTCCCTCCAACCAGCACGCTAGCAGTCTCCACCGCCTTCCGACTCGAGATTAGGACCGCTTCCGTCTTGTGGGCCGCCAACTCCAGACCTGCAACCGCCAGCCACGACTCTACGGCTTGGATGGCCGTGTCCGCGCGCGCCTCCACAGATGCTAGCTCCTTTGCTACCACCACTATAGCGACGTCGTCCGCAAATCCAACCAGGTTGGTGCTGACTGGCATCGGAAGCCTCAGCACGCCGTCGTACATTGCGTTCCAAAGGAGAGGACCCAGGAcagagccctgcgggactccggctgagacgtTGTGCTCTTTGGGACCCATGCTCGTGTCCAACAAGAGTACCCTGTTGCTGAAGTAGCTGTGAGCTACGTTCAGCAAGTACCCAGGGACGTTAAAGTTCCTCAGGGACTCTAGCGTACGGCTCCAGTCTGCCGAGTTAAAGGCATTCCTGATGTCCAGGGTGACCACCAGGCAGTAGGACTTGCTTCCTCCTTTCCACCTGGTTCCGGCAATGGCATCCTGCGCCAATTTGACTACCTTTGCAATGGCGTCCAGCGTAGACTTCCCCTTCGTGAAGCCATATTGCTCCGGGGAGAgtccaccagcggcttcgatagCTTGGCTCAGCCGGGTTGAGATCACCCTTTCGAACACCTTGCCGATCGAGTCCAGCAGGCAGATCGGTCTGTAGGACGATGCTTCTCCTGGTGGCTTGCCTG
Above is a genomic segment from Drosophila kikkawai strain 14028-0561.14 chromosome 3R, DkikHiC1v2, whole genome shotgun sequence containing:
- the LOC108070654 gene encoding uncharacterized protein, producing MDFDEEVEVELPHYARKFRMPSDPILLASYELFKPSRQTQALNSERHREIFAEAFIEGELDTLENLCVKALAKQGIQGFSPVLLEKPTLMRVFFDTLDVELPLRECYLIEDQRYWRRVVLDKTLDKTLHLKRWNEFDWKTEGVSRKFVELVETCPVNVVPEQKLAALAQKVWEHVSSIHVRRLQPLADTVFQKYFESDPDQDITSSSSEEEEISSDEPDTDMGEEEGEEEEESRKSEVAIQFWHTADSEPEINDRRNARHQRNAVRQQARSVLERKRAEHMERKERLREKREARKVVEVKKKKKKKKEKPIGDVFSIPVAPEPSDDEDTKPDQRNKLLLLHRIKRYDYPAEHCKHIDLSIIRHLRNLVSLTLEFLGPDNVKDFHSRYLKFSDSDIVRLGKGLRELPYLKTFKLRNGRMDPTKLRILARTLKAMDSLEEVDFGYNQMPDECCDALVYLLQRPRMYRILQLEYNRLGSKTAVMLGKAFIEAQEGVLEYLGLAYNPFNESAIESLVTGLVGTPHVLALNISGLENTKGALGRGIGRLLRNHEPLISLEIAANNIGVSQGDSILKCLEKNQKILYMDCRECDLSQVQEFEVDMIVRRNNYIHENMHHGEKLCDVIKERRHPIVQRIEDDYERLRECQKVRPKFSSSSVESIPEVVEEKDEEERDIWAILGLKNQTAKVEEPESPKDSSSESQVIKEPFVYEPNNFDLEEFRKSVFMPGPGNRFFYLQHNKLP